A section of the Candidatus Nitrosotenuis cloacae genome encodes:
- the larC gene encoding nickel pincer cofactor biosynthesis protein LarC, producing the protein MVLVIDSQIAGISGDMLLSSLVHLGASKSKVIDGVMTSQNYLHHSKIKKIDFKKVNKHGVQATSLVLNLDEHHHERKGVEIMDCITKTSKKVGLSERASEFAANSISTLIEAESKIHGVPRNSVHFHEASSIDTVIDIVGCAIALDDLRYMEDEIVATPVAVGSGTVTFSHGTVSNPAGAILEIFKKSKMAICGSMIQEELTTPTGASMLVNLADRCSEFYPMMNVKSIGYGAGQKDLEGFSNVLKLVHGQPLGGLGSDRVVILETNVDDVSGEVLAHTVDMLMGAGAKDVTIIPTITKKGRPSHIVSIMCDSESASHLSNMLISETGTLGIRIRTSDRLVVPRQVITMKVRLRNKEFAVRCKIAKGAHKQFKVEYDDIKAISAKLSLTFKQTEELIKAEVTKLLK; encoded by the coding sequence ATGGTTCTGGTAATCGATTCCCAAATAGCTGGGATATCCGGCGACATGCTGCTGTCGTCCCTTGTACACCTTGGCGCAAGCAAGTCGAAGGTAATCGACGGCGTCATGACGTCGCAAAATTATCTGCACCACTCTAAAATTAAAAAAATCGATTTCAAAAAAGTCAACAAGCACGGAGTCCAAGCAACATCGCTTGTGCTGAATCTGGACGAGCACCACCACGAAAGAAAGGGGGTGGAAATAATGGACTGCATAACAAAGACATCAAAAAAGGTGGGCCTCTCAGAAAGGGCATCCGAGTTTGCAGCAAACAGCATAAGCACGTTGATCGAGGCGGAATCGAAAATTCACGGAGTCCCAAGGAACTCGGTCCACTTTCATGAGGCATCCAGCATTGACACCGTAATAGACATCGTAGGATGCGCAATCGCACTAGACGACCTGCGGTATATGGAAGACGAGATTGTGGCAACCCCGGTGGCAGTAGGAAGCGGCACGGTGACGTTCTCGCATGGAACGGTGTCAAATCCTGCCGGCGCAATACTTGAGATATTCAAAAAGTCAAAGATGGCAATATGTGGGAGCATGATACAAGAAGAGCTTACCACGCCAACTGGCGCAAGCATGCTGGTGAACCTGGCAGACAGGTGCTCAGAGTTCTATCCGATGATGAACGTCAAGTCAATAGGATACGGGGCAGGACAAAAAGACCTTGAGGGATTCTCAAACGTACTAAAGCTGGTGCACGGCCAGCCGCTTGGCGGACTGGGCTCGGACCGGGTTGTAATACTTGAAACCAACGTGGACGACGTATCCGGGGAGGTGCTTGCGCACACAGTCGACATGCTGATGGGGGCCGGAGCAAAGGACGTCACGATAATTCCAACAATTACAAAAAAGGGCAGGCCAAGCCACATCGTTTCCATAATGTGCGACTCGGAATCCGCAAGCCACCTAAGCAACATGCTGATCTCAGAGACCGGCACGCTTGGCATAAGAATCAGAACATCTGACAGGCTGGTGGTTCCGCGACAAGTCATAACTATGAAGGTGCGACTGCGCAACAAAGAGTTTGCAGTAAGATGCAAGATTGCCAAGGGCGCACACAAGCAGTTCAAGGTGGAGTACGACGACATCAAGGCGATATCAGCAAAACTATCACTCACATTCAAGCAGACCGAAGAATTAATCAAAGCAGAAGTGACAAAGCTACTAAAATGA
- the larE gene encoding ATP-dependent sacrificial sulfur transferase LarE gives MNKLESLKGWFSDKNGAIVALSGGVDSALVAYAAYHTLGNAALAVTADYKTLAQEELESAARICKEIGIRHVIITYDELENEDFVKNDSNRCFHCRTELSAHLRDVSRKEGIDLIVDGTNTDDLGEYRPGIVALKNNDVRSPLVEVGLSKSDIRSIARSAGLSVYDRPSNSCLASRIPWGQRVTAERLARIEVGETFVRQMFGAKQVRVRDMDGTAKIELGRDEVFLLSQKEKLDSLTEKLLSIGFSSVEVDPDGYRPGKINVIAD, from the coding sequence ATGAACAAGCTGGAGAGCCTAAAGGGCTGGTTTTCTGACAAAAATGGAGCAATAGTGGCACTGTCAGGAGGGGTGGACAGCGCCCTTGTTGCGTATGCGGCATACCACACACTTGGGAATGCGGCACTTGCAGTAACTGCTGACTACAAGACGCTGGCACAAGAAGAGCTGGAATCTGCAGCAAGGATCTGCAAGGAGATTGGAATAAGACATGTAATCATCACATATGACGAACTTGAAAACGAGGATTTTGTAAAAAACGACTCAAACCGATGCTTCCACTGCAGGACGGAGCTGTCCGCACACCTCAGGGACGTATCACGAAAAGAGGGAATCGACTTGATAGTGGACGGAACAAACACCGACGACCTTGGGGAGTATAGGCCGGGAATTGTCGCACTCAAAAACAACGACGTGCGCAGCCCTCTGGTGGAGGTGGGCCTCTCAAAGAGCGATATACGAAGCATTGCAAGATCTGCAGGCCTGTCCGTATACGACAGACCGTCAAATTCCTGCCTTGCGTCACGAATCCCATGGGGCCAGCGCGTCACCGCAGAAAGGCTTGCCAGAATCGAGGTCGGAGAGACGTTTGTCAGGCAGATGTTTGGCGCAAAGCAGGTCCGCGTAAGGGACATGGACGGGACCGCAAAGATAGAGCTTGGACGCGACGAAGTATTCCTATTGTCACAAAAAGAAAAGCTTGACAGCCTTACTGAAAAACTGCTATCAATCGGATTTAGTTCGGTCGAAGTCGACCCAGACGGATACAGGCCGGGAAAAATCAACGTGATTGCAGATTGA
- a CDS encoding cysteine desulfurase family protein: MIYLDHAASTPVRDEVLQEMLPYFKESYGNPSSIHRYGRIATKAIDAARKRIAEIIGAKPDEILFTSGGTESNNTAIFGVMGQNKGHHMITSTIEHDAVLEPCRRLEQQGCSVVYLKVDGAGTVDVEDLRKSITPDTALVSIMLANNEVGTIQPIKEISQICKQHNVLLHTDAIQAVGKIPVNVDDLGVDMMSISSHKINGPKGIGALYIRRGVKLDPFVLGGGQENGMRSGTENVANIVGFGKACQIAREALEENGAHLRELRDHLIEKTIKEISHVTINGHKENRLPNNAHFTFLGVSGEDLIIKLDEHGIAASTGSACSVRTQKASHVLMAMGFSHEQITGSLRLTVGLNNTVEEIDRTVDVLKKVIPELRSVSPFKAKYGFTN, encoded by the coding sequence TTGATATACCTAGACCACGCCGCGTCAACTCCCGTGCGAGACGAGGTGCTCCAGGAGATGCTCCCGTACTTTAAGGAAAGCTACGGCAACCCGTCGTCAATTCACAGATACGGAAGGATTGCAACAAAGGCAATAGATGCTGCAAGAAAGAGAATCGCAGAAATAATAGGCGCAAAGCCAGACGAGATACTCTTCACGTCAGGTGGAACGGAATCAAACAACACTGCGATATTTGGCGTGATGGGCCAAAACAAGGGCCATCACATGATTACATCCACAATAGAGCACGACGCGGTGCTGGAGCCGTGCAGAAGACTGGAACAGCAGGGATGCAGCGTGGTGTATCTGAAGGTGGATGGCGCCGGCACAGTAGACGTTGAGGATCTGAGAAAATCGATCACACCTGACACCGCACTTGTCAGCATAATGCTTGCAAACAACGAGGTGGGGACGATCCAGCCGATAAAGGAGATATCGCAAATCTGCAAGCAGCACAACGTACTGCTTCACACGGACGCAATACAGGCAGTCGGAAAGATTCCAGTAAACGTGGACGACCTAGGTGTCGACATGATGTCGATTTCATCTCACAAGATAAACGGGCCAAAGGGAATCGGCGCGCTGTACATCCGGCGCGGAGTCAAGCTTGACCCATTTGTCCTAGGGGGCGGGCAGGAAAACGGAATGCGGTCCGGAACAGAGAACGTGGCAAACATTGTGGGATTTGGCAAGGCGTGCCAGATTGCAAGGGAGGCGCTTGAAGAAAACGGCGCGCACCTGCGGGAACTGCGCGACCACCTAATTGAAAAGACCATCAAGGAGATATCGCACGTTACGATAAACGGACACAAAGAGAACAGGCTCCCAAACAACGCGCACTTTACGTTTCTTGGAGTGAGCGGCGAGGACCTCATCATAAAGCTTGACGAGCACGGAATTGCCGCATCGACAGGCTCTGCATGCTCGGTGCGAACGCAAAAGGCGTCTCACGTGCTGATGGCAATGGGATTCTCACACGAGCAGATAACAGGCTCCCTCAGACTCACGGTCGGACTGAACAACACGGTAGAAGAAATAGACCGGACGGTGGATGTTCTAAAAAAAGTAATTCCGGAACTTCGAAGCGTCTCGCCGTTCAAGGCAAAGTATGGCTTTACTAACTGA
- a CDS encoding PEFG-CTERM sorting domain-containing protein, whose translation MKYTSVFVVFVLFVSLVVAQQAAAQVTDCKLCVGKKFYEQGETIVISGKVDAVLEKTPILIQIFRNQTMVEIAQVDVAQDGSFTHTVVADGVYFKKDGMYTVKSTYGISGNVYEVSFEYQTKESTSTTTQIFEVKSGDSGTFDVPYTIRGGTIKNMFIDPDMFALIVQIQTDNDGTLTLDLGREWIDAKKSDGTTDDTYIIQIDGVQVPYQESADADSRVITVQFLDGDSDIEIIGTQVIPEFGTVAMLVLVAAVTTAIVVSARRNLIRIS comes from the coding sequence GTGAAATATACTAGCGTTTTTGTAGTCTTTGTTTTGTTTGTATCCTTGGTTGTGGCCCAGCAGGCGGCAGCTCAGGTCACTGATTGCAAGCTCTGCGTAGGAAAAAAATTCTACGAGCAGGGGGAAACCATAGTGATATCAGGAAAGGTGGACGCAGTGCTGGAAAAAACACCCATACTCATACAGATATTCCGAAACCAGACCATGGTGGAGATTGCCCAAGTCGACGTAGCCCAGGACGGTAGCTTCACACATACGGTGGTTGCTGACGGAGTCTACTTCAAAAAAGACGGCATGTACACGGTAAAGTCAACCTACGGAATAAGCGGCAACGTGTACGAGGTAAGCTTTGAGTACCAGACAAAAGAGTCGACGTCAACTACCACGCAGATCTTTGAGGTAAAGTCAGGCGACTCGGGCACATTTGACGTGCCGTACACCATACGCGGGGGCACCATAAAGAACATGTTCATCGACCCAGACATGTTTGCACTAATTGTGCAGATTCAGACCGACAACGACGGCACGCTTACGCTGGACCTTGGAAGAGAATGGATAGATGCGAAAAAATCGGACGGAACCACCGATGACACGTACATCATACAGATTGACGGAGTCCAGGTGCCGTACCAAGAGTCGGCAGACGCAGATTCCAGGGTGATCACAGTACAGTTCCTCGACGGGGACTCGGACATTGAGATAATTGGAACGCAGGTGATACCAGAGTTTGGTACAGTTGCGATGTTGGTGCTAGTTGCGGCAGTCACGACCGCAATAGTAGTGTCTGCAAGAAGAAACCTAATCAGAATCAGTTAG
- a CDS encoding PEFG-CTERM sorting domain-containing protein — translation MNSYALSVLIAITAAAGILAVVPTYASSFDEEACPDCGSDDIYSKANLARQNDVPLKIWTDQKLYDHESEIVVSGAVANLRGDAPVTVTVYGPQNNLVTVRQVDVSEDNTFETTFTTQGALFKQNGMYTIRAQYGPQEINDKVMVELVGESGEEEGAACNADELALKGGSTVYCVPFESSGAIVTKASVSSATSSIVLMIETESDGSISLKIPRSVLESQSNGGDTDFIVLVDDEEADFEETGSDDESRTIDITFPEGATQVEIIGTWAVPEFGTMAAIILAVAIVSIIAVSARTRLSILPRY, via the coding sequence ATGAATAGTTATGCACTATCAGTGCTAATTGCCATAACAGCTGCAGCAGGCATTTTAGCAGTAGTACCAACTTATGCATCTTCCTTCGACGAAGAAGCATGCCCAGATTGTGGCAGCGACGACATTTACAGCAAGGCCAACTTGGCGCGACAAAACGACGTGCCACTGAAGATTTGGACCGATCAGAAACTATATGATCACGAGTCCGAGATTGTTGTATCCGGCGCAGTTGCAAATCTGAGAGGTGATGCTCCAGTAACAGTCACAGTGTACGGTCCACAAAACAACCTAGTCACTGTAAGACAAGTAGATGTTAGCGAAGACAACACCTTCGAGACGACATTTACCACTCAGGGAGCACTCTTCAAGCAAAACGGCATGTATACCATCAGAGCACAGTATGGCCCACAAGAAATCAACGACAAGGTCATGGTGGAGCTGGTTGGTGAATCCGGCGAAGAAGAGGGAGCAGCATGCAATGCAGACGAACTTGCATTAAAGGGCGGAAGCACAGTATATTGTGTACCATTTGAATCAAGTGGCGCAATTGTAACAAAGGCTTCAGTCAGCAGTGCTACATCCTCAATTGTGTTGATGATTGAAACAGAAAGTGATGGTTCAATCTCTTTGAAAATTCCAAGAAGTGTTCTGGAATCACAGTCAAACGGTGGTGACACCGACTTCATCGTCCTAGTAGACGACGAGGAAGCTGACTTTGAAGAAACAGGAAGCGACGACGAATCAAGAACAATTGACATTACATTCCCAGAAGGGGCAACACAAGTCGAGATCATTGGTACATGGGCAGTGCCAGAATTTGGCACAATGGCAGCAATAATTCTAGCAGTAGCAATTGTATCAATAATTGCGGTTTCTGCCAGAACACGACTTAGCATCTTACCAAGATACTAA
- a CDS encoding PEFG-CTERM sorting domain-containing protein — MSTLYTAIAVFAILATGVSIPAYAQLVDAITVTTDKEAYEDGESITVTGQVRERLSGYPVTLQVIAANGNLVTVEQLEVSEDNTYGIDITAGGALWRSAGTYTVKVLYGTDSRVAETTFEFGGSGEQTGPRTKTIAVTGNPELLVGYSIKGGKIISIEPDIAAKSLIVTLETTSDGEVTLILPRGVIDAKLGPDGQSGEDDSFFVLVDGSEGDFEEITTADDRTLTIQFEEGTTQIEIIGTWVIPEFGAMAAIILAVAIVSIIAVSARSRLNILPKY, encoded by the coding sequence ATGAGTACTCTGTACACAGCAATCGCAGTATTTGCAATTCTGGCCACAGGTGTATCTATACCAGCTTATGCTCAACTTGTAGATGCAATTACAGTAACTACAGACAAAGAGGCATACGAGGACGGCGAATCCATAACCGTAACTGGCCAAGTCCGAGAAAGACTCTCAGGCTATCCAGTAACACTGCAGGTAATAGCAGCTAACGGAAACTTGGTGACCGTAGAGCAGTTGGAGGTTTCAGAGGACAATACCTATGGAATCGACATCACAGCGGGTGGAGCACTATGGAGATCAGCAGGGACATACACAGTAAAGGTTCTCTATGGAACCGACTCACGAGTAGCAGAGACTACCTTTGAATTTGGCGGATCTGGCGAGCAGACCGGTCCTAGAACAAAGACAATAGCCGTGACTGGCAATCCTGAGCTCCTTGTAGGATATTCTATAAAAGGAGGCAAAATCATCAGCATTGAACCAGACATAGCAGCCAAGTCGTTGATAGTCACGCTTGAGACTACCAGTGATGGTGAAGTAACACTGATCTTGCCAAGAGGCGTAATAGATGCAAAACTAGGTCCTGACGGACAAAGCGGAGAAGACGACAGTTTCTTCGTTCTAGTAGACGGATCTGAGGGAGACTTTGAGGAAATAACCACAGCAGATGATCGCACCTTGACCATACAGTTTGAGGAAGGTACGACCCAAATCGAGATCATCGGCACATGGGTAATCCCAGAATTTGGTGCAATGGCTGCAATAATTCTAGCAGTGGCAATTGTATCTATAATTGCGGTCTCTGCCAGAAGCAGATTAAATATACTGCCAAAATACTAG
- a CDS encoding DNA-directed RNA polymerase subunit H — protein sequence MATKKSHVLVPDHVYVPKHEIMTKKEAEEVLKKFNCKPTEMPLIFANDPAIIGLGVKPGDMIRITRKSPTAGESTYFRYVVEV from the coding sequence TTGGCAACTAAGAAAAGCCATGTTCTTGTACCTGATCACGTATATGTCCCAAAGCATGAGATCATGACCAAAAAAGAGGCAGAAGAGGTCCTGAAAAAATTCAACTGCAAGCCAACCGAGATGCCGCTGATATTTGCAAACGATCCGGCAATCATCGGACTTGGCGTAAAACCGGGCGACATGATACGAATCACAAGAAAGAGTCCAACTGCAGGCGAGAGCACTTACTTTAGGTACGTGGTGGAAGTATAA
- a CDS encoding DNA-directed RNA polymerase subunit B yields the protein MADSSNKRWPIIQDLLKREGIARQHLNSFDEFLERGLQSIIDEVAQIEIENAEYPYKIQLGKVKLQQPRMMELDGSITHITPAEARLRNVSYSAPIMMEASVVEDGKILESRFVHIGDIPVMVRSNACILHNFSTQKLIEHGEDPNDPGGYFIINGSERVIVGLEDLSYNKIIVDKEKVGGNDVFKAKVYSSIVGYRAKLELVMKNDGLIVARIPGSPVDIPVVTLMRALGLESDREIAAAVSLVDSIQNELEASFEKAGEVKTTKDAIVYISKRIAPGMLEEFQIKRAETLLDWGLLPHLGKHQENRREKSQFLGEAACKLIELKLGWISPDDKDHYGNKVIKFAGQMLADLFRTAFRNLVRDMKYQLERSGQKRGINAVAAAIRPGIVSDKLNNAIATGNWGRGRVGVTQLLDRTNYLSTISHLRRIQSPLSRTQPNFEARDLHPTHFGRICPSETPEGSNCGLVKNLALSAIISVNVSPEEIVEKLYDLGTVHFTDAKEDLKRDGTRVFVDGRLVGYYKDGDKLVESLRELRRSSKIHPHVGISFYKPGVEGATKRLYVNCNAGRVLRPLIVIKDGKPLVTQELIDKISKKLMSWNDLLRMGVIELNDANEEENCYLTLDDKDTKKFTHLEIFPSAILGAGASIIPYPEHNQSPRNTYESAMAKQSLGFSTPMMNTSTYVRQHFMWYPQTPIVTTKAMNLLGLEDRPAGQNCVVAVLPFDGYNIEDAIVISKAAVDRGLGRTFFFRIYEAEAKQYPGGMRDNFEIPNAEDNIRGYKGEKAYRLLEEDGVIATESAATGGDILIGKTSPPRFMEEYREFESKGPYRRDTSIGVRPSETGVVDTVAMTQSSEGGKMYKIRVRDMRIPEIGDKFASRHGQKGVVGILARYEDLPYTAEGVIPDVLINPHAFPSRMTVGMFMESISGKAAAVRGAKFDGSAFVGEKMDEIKAALEGGGLKYSGKEVMYDGRTGKPFQVEVFIGVVYYQKLHHMVADKIHARARGQVQMLTKQPTEGRARGGGLRFGEMERDCLIAYGASMILKDRLLDESDKSEIFVCERCGLVAYHDVKQRKYVCRVCGDKAKVSSVSVAYAFKLLLQEMQSLNVAPRLMIKERV from the coding sequence ATGGCAGACTCTTCTAACAAACGCTGGCCAATCATTCAGGACTTACTAAAGCGAGAGGGAATCGCAAGACAGCACCTCAACTCATTTGACGAATTTCTAGAGCGCGGACTGCAGAGCATAATCGACGAGGTCGCACAAATCGAGATCGAAAATGCAGAGTATCCTTACAAGATTCAGCTTGGCAAAGTAAAACTGCAACAACCGCGAATGATGGAGCTTGACGGTTCAATCACACATATCACTCCGGCGGAGGCAAGACTTCGAAACGTTTCATACTCTGCACCAATCATGATGGAGGCAAGCGTAGTAGAGGACGGAAAAATTCTGGAATCCAGATTCGTCCACATCGGCGACATCCCGGTGATGGTGAGATCAAACGCATGCATTCTGCACAACTTTTCAACTCAGAAGCTAATCGAGCACGGCGAGGATCCAAACGATCCTGGCGGATATTTCATAATCAACGGCTCAGAGCGAGTCATAGTAGGACTAGAAGACCTCTCATACAACAAGATAATAGTTGACAAGGAAAAGGTCGGAGGCAACGATGTCTTCAAGGCGAAGGTGTACTCCTCAATCGTCGGATACAGGGCAAAGCTTGAACTCGTAATGAAAAACGACGGACTCATCGTCGCAAGAATTCCTGGCTCTCCAGTGGACATCCCAGTTGTAACTCTGATGCGCGCATTGGGACTAGAGTCAGACAGAGAGATTGCAGCAGCAGTGTCGCTTGTGGACTCTATCCAAAACGAATTGGAGGCATCATTTGAAAAGGCAGGCGAGGTAAAGACAACCAAGGACGCAATCGTATACATCAGCAAGAGAATCGCACCAGGAATGTTAGAAGAATTCCAAATCAAAAGAGCAGAGACGCTGCTTGACTGGGGACTCTTGCCACACCTAGGCAAGCACCAGGAGAACAGACGAGAAAAGTCCCAGTTCCTCGGCGAGGCAGCATGCAAACTAATCGAATTAAAACTCGGATGGATATCGCCTGACGACAAGGACCACTATGGAAACAAAGTGATCAAGTTCGCAGGCCAGATGCTCGCAGACCTGTTCAGGACCGCATTTAGAAACTTGGTCCGCGACATGAAATACCAGCTGGAAAGATCCGGACAAAAGCGCGGAATCAACGCAGTAGCTGCTGCAATACGACCGGGAATTGTATCTGACAAACTAAACAATGCAATCGCAACAGGAAACTGGGGACGAGGCAGAGTCGGAGTCACACAACTGCTCGACAGAACAAACTATCTCTCAACAATATCTCACCTAAGAAGAATCCAGTCACCTCTGTCCAGAACTCAGCCGAACTTTGAGGCAAGAGACCTGCACCCGACACACTTTGGACGAATCTGCCCAAGCGAGACACCGGAAGGCTCCAACTGTGGGCTGGTAAAGAACCTGGCACTTTCAGCAATCATATCAGTTAACGTATCACCAGAAGAGATTGTCGAAAAACTGTACGACCTTGGAACCGTCCACTTTACCGACGCAAAAGAGGATCTAAAGCGCGACGGAACCCGAGTCTTCGTGGACGGCCGACTGGTAGGATACTACAAGGACGGCGACAAGCTTGTCGAGTCTCTCCGCGAGCTGAGACGAAGCTCAAAGATACACCCGCACGTAGGAATCTCGTTCTACAAGCCGGGAGTGGAGGGCGCAACAAAGCGACTATACGTAAACTGCAACGCAGGACGCGTGCTCAGACCATTAATAGTAATCAAGGACGGAAAGCCGCTCGTAACTCAGGAGCTAATCGACAAGATATCTAAGAAGCTGATGTCATGGAACGACCTGCTCAGAATGGGCGTCATAGAACTAAACGACGCAAACGAGGAGGAGAACTGCTATCTTACACTTGACGACAAGGATACAAAAAAGTTCACACACCTTGAGATATTCCCATCAGCAATACTTGGTGCAGGCGCATCAATCATCCCGTACCCGGAGCACAACCAGTCGCCAAGAAACACATACGAGTCCGCAATGGCAAAACAAAGCCTCGGATTCTCAACTCCGATGATGAACACCAGCACCTACGTAAGACAGCACTTTATGTGGTATCCGCAGACACCAATCGTAACTACAAAGGCAATGAACCTGCTCGGACTTGAGGACAGACCGGCAGGACAGAACTGCGTAGTGGCAGTGCTGCCATTTGACGGATACAACATCGAGGACGCAATTGTGATCAGCAAAGCTGCAGTGGACAGGGGACTTGGCAGAACATTCTTCTTTAGAATTTACGAGGCAGAAGCAAAACAGTATCCTGGCGGAATGAGGGACAACTTTGAGATTCCAAACGCAGAGGACAACATACGCGGATACAAAGGAGAAAAGGCATACCGATTACTAGAAGAGGACGGAGTCATCGCAACAGAATCTGCTGCAACAGGCGGAGACATTCTGATTGGAAAGACCAGTCCTCCAAGATTCATGGAAGAGTACAGAGAGTTTGAATCAAAGGGCCCGTACCGACGCGACACATCAATTGGCGTCAGACCATCAGAGACTGGAGTGGTGGACACTGTAGCAATGACACAGTCAAGCGAGGGCGGCAAGATGTACAAGATTAGAGTTAGAGACATGAGAATTCCGGAAATCGGAGACAAGTTCGCATCAAGACATGGACAAAAGGGAGTAGTCGGAATCCTTGCAAGATACGAGGACCTGCCATACACTGCAGAGGGAGTAATCCCAGACGTTCTCATCAACCCGCACGCATTCCCGTCCCGTATGACTGTGGGCATGTTCATGGAGTCGATCTCAGGCAAGGCAGCGGCAGTACGAGGCGCCAAGTTTGACGGCTCTGCGTTCGTCGGAGAAAAGATGGATGAGATCAAGGCAGCACTTGAAGGCGGCGGACTAAAGTATTCTGGTAAAGAGGTAATGTACGACGGAAGAACCGGCAAGCCGTTCCAGGTAGAGGTATTCATCGGAGTAGTATACTATCAAAAACTGCACCACATGGTCGCAGACAAGATTCACGCAAGAGCAAGAGGACAGGTCCAGATGCTCACAAAGCAGCCAACAGAAGGAAGAGCAAGGGGCGGAGGTCTCAGATTCGGTGAAATGGAACGTGACTGCCTGATTGCATACGGCGCATCAATGATTCTCAAAGACAGACTGCTTGACGAATCAGACAAGTCCGAGATATTTGTCTGCGAGAGATGTGGTCTTGTCGCATATCATGACGTTAAACAAAGAAAGTATGTCTGCAGAGTCTGCGGAGACAAGGCAAAGGTGTCATCTGTCTCAGTAGCATATGCGTTCAAACTACTACTGCAGGAAATGCAGAGCCTTAACGTAGCCCCAAGATTGATGATAAAGGAGAGAGTGTAA